The Sphingomicrobium aestuariivivum DNA window TGCCCACCTGTTTGCCCATCGCGACGGGGACGCTCGCCCGCCGGCGGCGGTCACGGCGCTGTGGCGGCCCTATCGGGAGGTGCGGCTGTGAGCCACGCGCCTGAATTTGCGGGACGCTTGCGCGAGCGGATCGTAATCCACGCACCGGTGACGGCGCGCGAGGCGACCGGTGTCAGGCTGTCCGGATGGCAGGAGGTGGCGCGCTGTCTGGCCGCAATCCGGCCGAAGGGCACGGGTGCCGAAGCCGAAGGCATGGCGCTGTCGCGCATGGGGCGCTTCGAGGTGCTGATCCGCTGGCGCGAAGGAATTGCAGTCGGGCAGCGCGTCAGCTGGCGCGGCAGGTACCTCCAGATCCGCGCGATCTCGGAGGATGCGCGCAAGCCCGATCGGCTCGACCTTACCTGCGAGGAAACGAGATCATGAAGGATTGGAGCCGGGTGGTGATCGCCCGCGGACGGCGGCTCGCCGAAATCGAGGCCTTGCGCATCGCGGCCGCGATCGAGCGGGCGGCGCCCGACCTCGCCATCGAACATAAGGGCGGTGACGTCATCGCGCGGGGTCGCGGTCTTTTTCGCCGCATGATGCACGCGCCTGCGCTCCGGATCGCGCGGAGGTGGGGGCGATGAGCGCTGGCAGTGCCTTACAGGCCGCGATCGTGTCGGCGCTGGAGGCGATCGAGCAGTTGCAGGGGATCTATGACGGCCCGCCAGCGAGGGCCGCCTATCCCTATGCCGCCATCGATGCGCGCACCGAGGCCGACTGGGGCCACAAGAGTGGTGTGGGACGCGAGGTCTTCGCAAGCGTGACCCTGTGGGACGACGAGCCAGCCCGCCTCGAAGCCGTGGGGGAGCTGGTCGAACCGGCACTCGCCGCAATCGATCACGTGGAAGGCTGGCAGCTCGTCACACTCGTGCCCGTGAAGCGCCGGGTGGCCCGCGATGTCGCCGGTCCCTGGGCTATGATCATGGATTTCAGGGCGCGCCTCCTGGCGAGCCAATAAGGGAGAAAAAGGCATGGCGGCAGAAAAAGGCAACCAGTTCCTCTTGAAGATCGGTGATGGCGGCATTCCGGTGACCTACGCCACGGTCGCCGGACTGAAGACGACCAACCTGACGATCAATGGCGATGCGGTTGCCATCACCAACAAGGACAGCGGCGGCTGGCGCGAATTGCTGTCGGGCGCGGGGGTGCGATCGGTGGCGGTCACCGCGAGCGGTATTTTTACCGGATCCTCGGCGGAGGCCCGGCTTCGGTCTCTCGCACTAGACGGCAGCATCGATGATTATGAGCTGAGCTTCGAAAGCGGTGAGAAGATGCAAGGCCGCTTTCTGATCGCCCGGCTCGACTATTCCGGCGATTACAATGGCGAGCGGACCTATTCGGTCTCGCTCGAAAGCTCCGGACCGATTTCCAGCCTGTGAGCCGGACAGCGAATGCCGCGCGGGGGGAGGCCTCTTTCCGCGTCGGGGACGCGACGCTCCTGCTACGCCCGAGCTTTGCCGCACTGGTCGCGGCGGAAGGGGAATTGGGCCCCTTGTTCGAACTGGCGGACCGGGCAGCCGAGGGGCGGATCTCGCTGTCGGAAATCGTCATACTATTCGACCATCTGAGCAGCGGGGGGCGTCCGTCTTCGGTCGACCGCGCGGCCATTGGCGAGGCGCTGGTGACCTCGGGCCTGGCCGCGGCCATGCCGCCGCTCCGAGCGGTGCTGGTGCAGCTGCTCCAAGGGCGATGAGCCAGTTCGCGGGGCGGGCGGGCGCGCTCTACGCGCTTGCTGCACAAATCCTGCACTGGCCGCCGGACGTTTTCTGGAACGCGACCCCCGAAGAGTTGGCGTCGGCGCTCGGTGTGGGCGCGGACACGCGGGGTATGGACGGCAGCTTGATCGCCGGGCTTCGCGACATGATCAACAAGGAGGAGGGCGACGATGGCCGAAGAGCTTGATGAGCTCGTTGTCCGCGTGCGCGCCGACACGGGCGCCGTGAAGCGCGAACTGGATGCGGTACGGCGCGATGTGGAAGGACCGTTCGCCTCGGGGCTCGATATGCTCGGCGGGCGGCTCGAGACCGTGCTGCTACGCGCGGTTCGCAAGGGCAAGTTCGGATTTGAGGATCTGAAGGCAGCAGCGATGTCGGCGATGAATTCTATTGCCGCGGCCAGCCTTCGGGCACTGCTTCCTGGTGGGAAGGCAGGCGGCCTCAACCTCGGCTCGATGCTGGGGGCGCTTCTCGGACTGCCGGGGCGGGCGACCGGGGGACCGGTGTCGGCCAACACTCCCTATCTTGTGGGTGAACGTGGGCCCGAGATGTTCGTGCCCGAAGGGGCAGGGCGGATCGTTCCCGGCGCGGCGACGGCAGGTCCGCTATCGGTCGCGATCAATCTCAACGCCCCGCGCGAACAGACCGCGCCTCTGGTTATGGGTAGTAGCAAGCGCCAGCTTGCCTCCGCACTCCGGCGAGCGGTGCGATCCGCATGATCAGGCACTGGTTTACGAGGCAGGGCGAGCATCTCGAACAGATGCCGCTGAAGCGGTTCGACCCAGATCACTGGACCGTGGATTTCCCGCTGGGGACCGCGGCTTGCCTGACCCGCGGGAGCGACGCGCATTCACTGGTCGTGGCAGCGGAATTCCTGCGGCGCGGCGACCTTGTCGGCCTGATCTGGAGTAGCGCCGACACTGTTTCGCACCCGGCTCATGCGCGCGAGACGAACCGTGACTACAGCGGAACCAAGCTTTCTTTCCGCTGGCAGAGCATGGGCCTCATCCCGTTGGACCAGCCTGATGGTCCGACCTTGACGGTCGAAGGCCGTGACGCGGCCGGGGTGGAGCGGAGCTGGTTCGTGCGGCTCTGGAACTATGCCGATGGCGATCCCGACGATGCGGTGGTCTCGCTCGATTTCGATGCGCTGTACGCAGGCTGGGCGGCGGACGAGAAGGTCGCGGTCAGCGACGTGGAGCGCCTTTTCATCAGCCTCGCACCGCCGGATTATTCGGCTCAGGACCAAGGCATCCGTCTGGTGCCCGCGGCGGCCGAAGTGCGACTGGAGGATATCGAATGTCGGGGCGCGGGAAGCGTGATCGACGTGGGCGCGTCATGGCAGCCGGCGCAGCCGTTCAATGCCTGCACCGCCTATGACGACCTTTATCACCTCCCGCCGTCGCGTGTCGCGGAGGCGATCGACAGGCTCGGCTATGGTGTGCTGGTGACCCATTATGTGGGCATGAGCCATTATATGGCGCTGGCCGGTGACGGACTCCTCGACAGTTCGCGCGGGATGGTCGGGCCGGCGCTGCGCTGGCATGCGGAGTTCGCGCGGGAACTGAAGGCGCGAGGGCGAACCCCGATCTGGTCGCTGAGCTATGAAATTCTCGACCGGTTCTGTCCCGAAAGCTGGAAACAGCGGCGGGCCGATGGTGGGCCCGCCCTGACGGCCTGGTCTCCGCCTTCGACCCTCGTCTCGCCTGCCAATGCTGATGCAATCGATTATCTCGGCGGGATCTTTGACGAACTCGTCGACCTGTCCGCGGCGGAAGGGCTGCCGCCGAAGGTACAGATCGGCGAGCCGTGGTGGTGGGTTGATGCCGACGGTCACCCCTGCCTTTACGATGCGGCTGCCGCGGCCGCCTACGGGGCCGAAATGCCGGTCATCGGGTCGGTCGGGGGAGTGCTTTCGACGGATGAAAAGGCGCTGCTCGACTGGGCGGGAGCTAAGCTCTCGGCCTCGACCGCGACGCTGGTAGCGCGCGCAAAAGCGAGACAGGCGGACACCGAAACGCATCTCCTCGTCTATCTGCCTTCCATCCTAGACCCGGGAGCGCCGGAAGCGCGGAGGGCGAACCTGCCGACCGGCTGGGCGTCGCCGGCATTCGATGTCTTGCAGTTGGAGGATTACGACTGGGTCACGCAGCCGGCACCGGCCGCGAGGCGGGTTTCAGCGCTGCGGGAAGTGGAAGCGCGGCTCCAATATGCGGTCGCATCGCAGCATTATCTCTCGGGCTTCGTTCTCGACGGCGCCAATGCGGCCGTCGAGTGGCCGCGGATCGTGACAGCGGCGGACGAGGCGCTCTCGCGCGGGACATCCGAGGTTTTTGTCTGGGCGCTGCCCCAAGTAATGCGCGACGGGATCACGATCTTCACCGTCGAGGAGAATGATATGCAGGATGTAGCGGACGTGGATTTCCCGATCTCGCTTGGTGCGGACGCGAGCGTCCGACCGAACTTCTCGACACAGGTCATCATTGGCGCCTCGGGGCATGAGCAACGCAATGTGGACTGGCAGCAGTCGCGCAACGAATATGACGCCGGGCCCGGGGTTCGGGGCGAGGAGGAACTGCAAACGCTTCTGGCCTTTTTTCGCGCCCGACGAGGGCAGGCGGAGGGTTTTCGCCTGCGCGATCCGTTCGATCATCGGTCAGGGAGTGGCGATCCGTCGGCACTCGACCAGTCGCTCGGCACGGGCGATGGCATGCGCACGCAATTTGCGCTGCAGAAGTCCTACGAGGGCGGGGAGGTCCGGCGAATTACGCGCCCCGTCGCGGGCACGGTGCGCGTCGCGCTGGACGGTGTCGAGCAAGCCTGGAATTGGACCCTCGCGAACGGAGGAATGGTGGAGTTTGACGCCGCGCCTGACGCTGGGGTCGAGGTCACCGCCGGGTTCCTGTTCGACGTTCCGGTTCGCTTTGCAAGCGACCAGTTGGAGATCAACCGCGCGACTTTTCTTGCAGGCGAGGCACCCAGCGTGCCGCTCATCGAGGTTCGCGAGGGCTGAAATGTCGATGCTGGATGCTGCGGTAACCAACCTCGCCATCTGCTGGTGTGTCGAGCGGAGCGATGGCGCAGGGCTCGGACTGACCGGCCATGACGCCATGCTGGTGCATGACGGACGACGCTTCGAGCCGGGCGGGGCAATCCTTCCGCACAGGGTGCGGCGATCAAATACCAAAGGGGCTGGGAGCGAAGATGTGGGCGGTGCCGTGAGCAACGCGGCCTTGTCGCGCGCCGACCTTTCGGCAGGGCGATGGGACGGCGCGTGCGTCGAACTCTTCACGCTCGACTGGGCCTCGCCTTCGGGGAAACTGACATTGGTGCAGGGCGCGATGGGGGCGGTCGAATGTGTCGGGCAAGAATTTGAAGCAAACCTCTCAACGACGTTCGCGAAACTCGAAGCGCCTGCGGGTCCACAGACCAGCCCGCTTTGTCGGGCGGCCCTGGGCGACCGAAAATGCCGTGTGAATCTTGCAGGGCGCAAGGTGGCGGCCGTTGTCGTGGATGCGCAGGATGTGGAGGTGACAGTCGACCGTGGCCAGCTGGAGGGCTTTGCATTCGGTCAGTTGCGCTGGCTTGACGGACCCAATCGCGGGCTCCGCTCGGCCATTCTCTCCGCCGCCGATGACAGGCTAGTGCTGCGAGAGCTGCCCGCGGTATCTCCGGTCGCAGGCGAGAGGGTCGAATTGGTCGAGGGTTGCGACAAGACCTTCGCGACCTGCAGTTCGCGGTTCTCGAATGCTGTGAATTTCAGGGGCGAACCGCATCTCCCCGGGGCCGACATCCTGAGCCGATATCCGGGCGCATGATCGATCCGGTGGCGCGGGCGCGCAGCGCGCTCGGCACGCCCTTCAAGTTGCAGGGGAGGGAGCCGGGTTCGGGGCTCGATTGTCTCGGCCTCGTCATCCACGCCTTCCGCCTGGACGGCGGCATCTTTCCGCAAGCTTATGGCTGGCGGCAGGCGGACGCCTGTGACTTTCTTGCTGCTGCGGCTCGGGACTTCTTCGTGATCGATGCGGTTTTCGCCAATTCCGGCGACGTCCTTCGTTTCAGCCAGGGGCTGCACCGGCATCATCTTGCCATCGCCACTTGCAACGGCGTGATCCATGCGGATGCACGTCACCGCCGCGTCATCGAGCGAAATGGTGATCCGGGGCTACCGCTCGTCGCCGTCCATCGCTTCCGCCCTCCGTTCCGAAGGAGCCTTTAATGGCAACGCTGGTTTTCAGCAGTGTAGGGCAGGCGGTCGCCGGCCCGCTAGGAAGTGCTATCGGTGCGCTGGTCGGACAACATATCGACCAGCGCCTGTTCGGCTCGGGAGCGAGCGAGGGGCCGAGACTGGGCGAACTGTCGGTGCAAGGCTCCCGTTATGGCGCCGTCGTGCCAGCCGTCTATGGCCGTATGCGGGTTGCGGGTACGATCATCTGGGCGACAGATCTTGTCGAATCCCAAGCCGTCACCGGCACCAAGGGGCAACCCCAACGCACGATCTACAGCTATTCTGCCAATTTCGCGGTAGCGCTGTCGTCGCGGCCCGGTGGGCGGGTCGGTCGTATCTGGGCCGATGGCAATCTCCTGCGTGGGGCCGACGGCCATTTGAAGGTTCCGGGCGAATTGCGCGTCCACGCAGCAGGGGAGTCGCAGGAGGTCGATCCGCTACTCGGTGCGCTCGAAACAGCCGTGCCAGCCTATCGGGACCTGATGATCGCCGTCTTCGAAGGCCTCGAGCTCGCCGATTTCGGAAACCGGATCCCGATGCTCACGTTCGAAATTGTCGCGGACGAGGCGCTCGATGCTGGCAAGGTCCTCGACGAAGCCAGCAACGGTTTGATCGCTGTACCGGATGTCTTGCCGATCGACGGATATGCGGTGCACGGTCAAAGTCTTGGAACAGCGCTCGCGCCACTGATCGAGCTTGCCGCGCTCGATCTTGTCGATGCCGGAAGTCGGCTCGAGACGGGTGAAGGCGTGCCGCGCATGCTGGATTTCGGTGATCTGGCATCCGGTAATGGAAAGCCTGGAGAGCTGCCCACGGACACGCTTTCCTCGGCGACGGACCTCCCGTTGGTCCTGCATCTCGATCACTTTGACCCCGACAGGGATTATCAGGTGTCGCGCAGCCAGGCGCGTGCGGGAAGCGGGGGGCGAGCGCTGAAGCTGGCGATGCCGGTTACATTGAGTGCCCTGCGGGCGCGCCTCCTTGCGGAAGACGTCCTATTGCGAACGTGGCGGGAGCGACGTTCCTTGCGGGTCGATCTGCCGATGCGTTACCTCGACCTGCAACCGGGAGACCTGATCGGACTCCCCGATCAAGACGGATATTGGCGGGTCGTCGATGTCGTTCTCGAGCGGCTCGTGGTGCGTGTCAGCGCGGTTGCGCATGTAGGGAAGGCCAAGGCCATCGAGCTACCAACCGACGGTGGACGGCACTTGCCTTCACGGGATTTGACCGCAGCGCCCACTGAGGCTGTGCTGGTCGAATTGCCGGACCTCGAGGGCGATGCACGGACGGCTGTCGTCGTGGCGACCGCGAATAGCAGCAGCGGCTGGCGTGCGGTGCCGCTCGAGGTGGCTGTGGGGTCCGGCGACTTGGTGATCTCAAGCGCGGCACGGGAAGGCGTGATCGGTCAGGTCAGCAACGTCATTGGCGCTGCACCCCGGGATCTCGTGGACATGGTCAATGTGATCGAGGTCGACCTCGTCGATGCCGATCACGACCTCCTTTCGATCACGCGTGACCGTATGTTGCAGGGTGGAAACCTTGCGATGGTCGGGGACGAGGTCATCCAGTTCGAGCGGGTCGAGGCGATCGCGCCGGGGCGTATACGCCTGAGTTCATTGCTACGCGGGCGCTTTGCCAGCGACGATGCGATCGATGGCCATCAGGCTGGCGAAGCTTTCGTGCTGCTGGATCGCGAAAGGCTGGCGCGCATCGACCTCGTCCCGGAGCAGCAGGGGACGCTTGTTTCGGTACGGCCTGCGGGGCTTGCCGATGAAGACGCGGCAGAAGTCTCGATCGGCTTTGCAGCGCGCGCCGCTCGACCCCCGTCGCCGACGCACCTGACGGGGCAGCGGGTCGGCGGCGGGCTCGAACTGAACTGGGTTCGCCGGAGCCGTCGCGGCTACGCTTGGCTCGATCATGTCGATGTCCCGCTCGGCGAAACCGCGGAGCGTTATCACATCGAGCTTTCTGGCACTGCTGGCGCCGTGACGCTGACCTCAGACCGGAGCGACATCAGTGTCGCCTCCGAGGCGCTGGCACCACTCGGCACGGGCCAAATCACGGTCGCATGCAGGATGCTGGGCGACACGGGCATGTCCACCGCCACCACGATAACCATCGATTGAGGATCGCAACCATGACCCAAACCGACCGTCTCGAACTCCCGACGCTTTCGACCGGGCAAGCCCAGAAGGAAATCACGCATAACGAGGCGCTGGTGCTGCTGGACATGCTGGTGCAGCCGGTGGTCGAGGGCGCGCCGTTGGAATCGCCGCCGGCTGCGGCCCAGGCGGGGGAATGCTACCTTGTCGCGGAAGCCCCCTCGGGTGAATTTGACGGGCAGGACGGCGCGATGGCCATCCTCACGGGAAGCGGCTGGCGCTTTGTGGCGGCCCGCGAAGGTTTTCGCTGCCTGCGACGCGATGGCGTGGGCGCTTTCGAATATCGCAGCGGTCAGTGGGTCGAGACCGGCGGTAGCTTGGCGTCGCCGGCGGCTGCGATCGAGGCGCCGGCTGGAGGTTCGGTCGTCGATGTGGAAGCGCGGTTCGCGATCGACGCCATTCTGTCCGTCCTGCGCGAACACAAGGTTATTGAAGAATGAATAATTCCTCTCGATCTATCAGTGACTTGATCGTGGCAAGGGGCGCGGGTGGTGCAGAATCGCAACAGTATGCCAAACGCTCGCTTGCACTCCCCTCGGTGGAGACCTAAAGTTCAGGGAGCGTTTTACCAAAAAATGCATATCTGAAAGGGGACTTCATATGCGGAAGCTAGCCATTTCGATGGTTCTCGCTTCTTCGATGCTGGCAACGCCTGCGCTTGCGCGCGACAAGGCGTGGTACGTCGGTATCGAAGGCGGGGTGATGAAGGTCGAAGACACCATGATCGACCTTGGCATCACCGATACGGATGCCGGCGCCACGCTCTTCATCGATAACGGTGTCGAGAACGACTACGGCACCGGTTTTGATGTCGATTTCGTTGCCGGCTATGATTTTGGTGCGATCCGTACCGAGGTCGAACTCGGCTACAAGTCGGCGGACGTCGATTCGACCACGATCGTCGATCTTGGCGCCGAATTCGCCGAACCCGGCGACATGTCGGTCTACTCGGCGATGGCGAACCTGCTGTTCGACTTCGGCGGTGAAGACGGCATCGGTGGTTACCTCGGTGGTGGTGTTGGCTTTGCCAGCGTCCAGCACGAGCTCGACCTTCCCGGCGTTACCAACTTCAGCGAAACCGACGGCACCTGGGCCTGGCAGGCTCTCGGTGGCGTTTACGTGCCGCTGAGCCGCACCATCGATCTCGGCGTGAAGTATCGCTACTTCAACACCGGCGAATTCGATTATGCGCCTGCCGTGCTGGCACCGTTTGCGGACGCGTCGCTGAGCGATGCTGAGCTTGAAAGCCACAGCCTCCTCGCGAGCCTGATCTTCAACTTCGCACCGCCGCCTCCCCCGCCGCCGCCCCCGCCGCCCCCGCCGCCGCCCCCGCCGCCGCCTCCGGCGACGGTGACGTGCCCGGACGGGACGGTGATCCTGGCGACGGAAGAGTGCCCGCCGCCGCCGCCGCCGCCGCCGCCCCCGCCGCCGCCGGAACCCGAGCGCGGCTAAGGCCCGGGAGGCTTCGGCCAACCACAAAGAAGGGAGTCTGCGAACAGCGGGCTCCCTTTTTTGCGTTGCACGACACCCCGATCCCTCCCTAGGCTGAGGGCGCAAGGGCAGAGGAGTGGTGGATGATCGGGTTGCTAATGTTTGGTGGGCTGTTGGTCTTTCAGGATGGCTCTGCAGGTGAGCCCACGCGCTGCGCCGACGACCGTATCGTCGCGAGCCCTGCCATTTGCGAGAACGAGGCGTCGCCCGGCCCCTATATGGTCTTCTTCCGCTGGGGCGGGAGCGTCATCGACCGTGATGGCGCCGACATCCTCGACAAGGTTGTCGAATCCGCCAGCGGTTCAGGCGCAACGTACCGCCTTGAAATTACCGGCTTTAGTGACCGGTCGGGGCCGGCAGCCGTAAATCGTCGCATTTCGCGAAGCCGTGCCGCCCTTGTCCGCGATGAACTGGTGAAGCGTGGCATCGGGCGCGACCGCGTGATCCTCGCCGAACCCGCTGGCGAGACCGACCTGCTGGTGCCGACCGCCGACGGCGTGCGCGAAGCACAGAACCGGCGTGTCGAAATCCATTTCCACCGGATCGACTGACAAGCTGCCTCGTTCTCGATGGCGAAAGGGGATTTGTGATGATGCGGACGATGTCGCTGTTGGGCTGCTGCCTGCTTGCCGGTTGTGGAGGGGAGACGGAACAAGCAACTCCGGCCGTCGGGGGCAGCAGTGCAGGCGTCGTCTATCCAGCACCGCAAAGTGCGGACCTACGTTCAGCGTCGGGAGACAGTGTCGGCACTGTCAGCATGAGCGAGGATGCCAATGGCATCACCGTGACGGTGGAGGTAGACGGGCTCGCCGCCGGAAGTCACGCGGTCCATCTCCATGAAACCGGCGTCTGCGAGGGACCCGATTTCAAAAGTGCCGGCGGTCACTGGAACCCGACTGGAGCTCAGCACGGACGCGACAACCCCATGGGCTCGCATCTTGGAGACCTCGCCAATATGGAGATCAGCGAGGAGCGCCAGGGACGCAGTATCTATCTCGTTCGCGAGGCCTCGCTCCGCGCGGGCCAGCGCAGCATCGCCGACGCCGACGGGACGGCGCTCGTCATTCACGAGGGTGCCGATGATTATCGAAGCGATCCTGCCGGTGATGCAGGGGCGCGTGTAGCTTGCGCGACGCTCAGCGGCCCCGCGGAAGGCTGAGGGAAACGTAGCGGGACGCCAGCGGACCGCTAGTCCGCGCTTTCCAACTCGCTGTTCTCCGCACCCGAGGGCCGGACCGACTTGAGCATCGGCCCGAGATAGCGGCCGGTGTAGCTTGCAGGTTCCTTCGCCACGACCTCGGGCGTTCCATGCGCCACGATCGTCCCGCCATTGACGCCGCCACCGGGTCCCAGGTCGAGGATATGGTCTGCTGTCTTGATGACGTCGAGATTATGCTCGATCACGACAACGGTGTTTCCTTGCTCGACGAGGGCGTGGAGCACTTCCAGAAGCTTGCGGACATCCTCGAAGTGAAGACCCGTGGTGGGCTCGTCGAGGATATAGAGCGTTCGCCCCGTCGCGCGCTTCGAGAGTTCCTTCGCCAGTTTCACGCGCTGCGCTTCGCCGCCTGAAAGGGTCGTCGCCTGCTGGCCGACCTTCACATAGCCGAGCCCGACCCGCTGGAGCATCTCCATCTTGTCCCGGATCGACGGCACCGCCTTGAAGAATTCGACAGCGTCCTCGACCGTCATGTCGAGGACGTCGGCGATCGACTTGCCCTTGAAAGTGACCTCGAGCGTCTCGCGATTATAGCGTTGGCCATGGCAGACGTCACAAGTGACATAGACGTCGGGCAGGAAGTGCATTTCGATCTTGAGGAGGCCATCGCCCTTGCAAGCCTCGCAGCGACCGCCCTTGACGTTGAAGCTGAACCGTCCCGGCTTGTAGCCGCGTGCCTTGGACTCCGGAAGGCCGGCGAACCAGTCGCGGATCTGTGTGAAGGCACCGGTATAGGTCGCGGGGTTCGACCGCGGCGTGCGCCCGATCGGCGACTGGTCGATATCGATGACCTTGTCGAGGTGTTGCAGTCCGTCCAGCCGGTCGTGCTTGCCCGAAAGGATACGAGCGCCATTGAGCGCGCGCGCCGAGGCAGCATAGAGCGTGTCGATGGTGAAGCTCGACTTGCCCGACCCCGAAACACCGGTCACACAGGTGAAAGTGCCGAGCGGGATCGAGGCGGTGACGTCCTTGAGATTGTTGGCTCGCGCGCCCTTCAGGGTGAGTTTCTTGCCGTTCCCCTCGCGCCGCTTTTCCGGCACCGCGATCTCGCGGCGGCCCGACAGATAGTCGGCGGTGAGGCTGTCCTCGCAGGCCATGATTTCCTCGAGCGTTCCCGAGCAGACAACTTCGCCCCCGCGCACGCCGGCACCCGGCCCCATGTCGATGACATGGTCGGCCGTGCGGATGGCGTCCTCGTCATGCTCCACCACCAGCACGGTATTGCCCAGCTCGCGAAGCCGCTTGAGCGTTTCGAGCAGGCGGTCGTTGTCACGCTGGTGGAGGCCGATCGAGGGCTCGTCGAGAACGTAGAGCACGCCCGACAGGCCCGACCCGATCTGGCTGGCGAGGCGGATCCGCTGGCTCTCGCCGCCCGAGAGGGTACCCGAGGTGCGGTCGAGGTTGAGATAGTCGAGCCCGACATTGTGGAGGAAGCCGAGGCGCTCGTTGATCTCCTTGAGGATCGGGCCGGCAATCTGTTTCTGCTGGTCGGTGAGACTGCCTTCAACACTGCCGAACCATTCGACCGCATCGACGACCGAGCGTCGTGCGGACAGCGAGATGTCCTCGCCCGCGATCTTGACCGCGAGCGCTTCGGGCTTCAGGCGCGCGCCGCCGCAGGTCTCGCAGGCATGGGCGGCCTGGTATTTCGACAGTTCCTCGCGCATCCAGGCGCTTTCGGTCGTGCGCATACGGCGCTCGAGATTGCCGATGACTCCCTCGAAAGGCTTCTTGACCTCATAGCTCTTCTTGCCGTCGACGAAGCGGAGCGTGACCGGCTTGCCGCGCGTACCGCGCAGGATCACCCGCCGGGCCTCTTCCGGCAAGTCCGCCCACGGCGTCTCGAGGTCGAAATCGAAGGCGCGCGCGAGGCTGCCCAGCACCTGCATGTAATAAGGCGAGGGGGGCTGCGACTTCGCCCAGGGGACAACGGCGCCCTTCTTCAGCGACAGGCCGTGGTTGGGAACGACGAGATCCTCGTCGAATTCCATCATTTCGCCGAGGCCGTCACAGGCCGGACAGGCGCCCTGCGGCGCGTTGAAGCTGAAAAGGCGGGGTTCGATCTCGCTGATCGTGAAGCCGGATACGGGGCAGGCGAAGCGCTGTGAAAAGACGACACGGCCGGGCACCCCGTGGTCGAGCTTCATGCCCGACTTGGTGACCGTCTCGTCTTCGGTGACCGGCGCATCAACGGGGTCGAGAAAGGCGAGCCCGTCGGCGAGCTCGAGCGCAGTCTCGAAACTGTCGGCAAGCCGCGCTTCGATGCCCGGCTTGATGACGATCCGGTCGACCACGACCTCGATGTCATGCTTGTATTTCTTGTCGAGCGCGGGGGCTTCCTCGATCGGATAGACCTCGCCGTCGATGCGCACGCGGGTGAAGCCTGCCTTCTGCCACTCGGCCAGTTCCTTCTTATATTCGCCTTTCCGGCCGCGGACGACGGGAGCGAGCAGGAGGTGGCGCGACTTTTCGGGCAGCTTCATCGTGCGGTCGACCATCTGGCTGACCTGTTGCGCCTCGATCGGCAGCCCCGTGGCGGGCGAATAGGGCACCCCGACCCGCGCCCACAGGAGGCGCATGTAATCGTAGATCTCGGTCACCGTCGCCACGGTCGAGCGCGGGTTTCGGCTGGTCGTCTTCTGTTCAATCGAGATCGCGGGCGACAGGCCGTCGATATGCTCGACATCGGGCTTCTGCATCATCTCGAGGAACTGGCGCGCATAGGCGCTCAGGCTCTCGACGTAGCGGCGCTGGCCCTCGGCGTAGATGGTGTCGAAGGCAAGGCTCGACTTGCCCGAGCCCGACAG harbors:
- the uvrA gene encoding excinuclease ABC subunit UvrA, with product MALTNISVRGAREHNLKGVDVDIPRESLTVITGLSGSGKSSLAFDTIYAEGQRRYVESLSAYARQFLEMMQKPDVEHIDGLSPAISIEQKTTSRNPRSTVATVTEIYDYMRLLWARVGVPYSPATGLPIEAQQVSQMVDRTMKLPEKSRHLLLAPVVRGRKGEYKKELAEWQKAGFTRVRIDGEVYPIEEAPALDKKYKHDIEVVVDRIVIKPGIEARLADSFETALELADGLAFLDPVDAPVTEDETVTKSGMKLDHGVPGRVVFSQRFACPVSGFTISEIEPRLFSFNAPQGACPACDGLGEMMEFDEDLVVPNHGLSLKKGAVVPWAKSQPPSPYYMQVLGSLARAFDFDLETPWADLPEEARRVILRGTRGKPVTLRFVDGKKSYEVKKPFEGVIGNLERRMRTTESAWMREELSKYQAAHACETCGGARLKPEALAVKIAGEDISLSARRSVVDAVEWFGSVEGSLTDQQKQIAGPILKEINERLGFLHNVGLDYLNLDRTSGTLSGGESQRIRLASQIGSGLSGVLYVLDEPSIGLHQRDNDRLLETLKRLRELGNTVLVVEHDEDAIRTADHVIDMGPGAGVRGGEVVCSGTLEEIMACEDSLTADYLSGRREIAVPEKRREGNGKKLTLKGARANNLKDVTASIPLGTFTCVTGVSGSGKSSFTIDTLYAASARALNGARILSGKHDRLDGLQHLDKVIDIDQSPIGRTPRSNPATYTGAFTQIRDWFAGLPESKARGYKPGRFSFNVKGGRCEACKGDGLLKIEMHFLPDVYVTCDVCHGQRYNRETLEVTFKGKSIADVLDMTVEDAVEFFKAVPSIRDKMEMLQRVGLGYVKVGQQATTLSGGEAQRVKLAKELSKRATGRTLYILDEPTTGLHFEDVRKLLEVLHALVEQGNTVVVIEHNLDVIKTADHILDLGPGGGVNGGTIVAHGTPEVVAKEPASYTGRYLGPMLKSVRPSGAENSELESAD